A DNA window from Streptomyces sp. CA-278952 contains the following coding sequences:
- a CDS encoding S8 family peptidase, which yields MAKHQRTRRIKLTAAITAVAAAAGATLLGTSYAGAAPAPLGTVYGADAATAVSGSYIVMLDEKKADKSELAKEYGGKLKRTYSSSINGFSASGLSETEAKRLAADPAVAKVVQNKKFSIDATQDNPPSWGLDRIDQTETAGDNAYTYPDAGGEGVTAYVIDTGVRVTHEDFEGRATSGFDAIDNDDDADDGNGHGTHVAGTIAGTAHGVAKKANIVAVRVLDDSGSGTTEQVIAGIDWVAANAKGPSVANMSLGGGADPALDAAVQKAIAAGITFGVAAGNESSDAGQGSPSRVPEAITVASSTEADEQSSFSNYGPVVDIYAPGSDITSTWNDSDTGTNTISGTSMATPHVVGAAAVYLAGNQDATPEAVATALTEGATPDAISNATEGTANKLLKVVE from the coding sequence ATGGCCAAGCACCAGCGCACCCGTCGCATCAAGCTGACCGCCGCGATCACCGCCGTGGCGGCCGCCGCCGGAGCCACCCTTCTCGGCACCTCGTACGCCGGAGCCGCACCGGCTCCCTTGGGCACGGTCTACGGCGCGGACGCCGCGACCGCCGTGTCCGGCAGCTACATCGTGATGCTGGACGAGAAGAAGGCCGACAAGTCCGAGCTCGCGAAGGAGTACGGCGGCAAGCTCAAGCGCACCTACTCCTCCAGCATCAACGGCTTCTCCGCCAGCGGCCTTTCGGAGACCGAGGCCAAGCGCCTCGCCGCCGACCCGGCCGTCGCCAAGGTGGTGCAGAACAAGAAGTTCAGCATCGACGCCACCCAGGACAACCCGCCGTCCTGGGGTCTGGACCGGATCGACCAGACCGAGACCGCGGGCGACAACGCCTACACCTACCCGGACGCCGGCGGCGAGGGCGTCACCGCGTACGTCATCGACACCGGCGTCCGCGTCACCCACGAGGACTTCGAGGGCCGCGCCACCTCCGGCTTCGACGCCATCGACAACGACGACGACGCCGACGACGGCAACGGGCACGGCACCCACGTGGCGGGAACCATAGCCGGGACCGCGCACGGCGTCGCCAAGAAGGCGAACATCGTGGCCGTCCGCGTCCTGGACGACAGCGGCTCGGGCACCACCGAGCAGGTCATCGCCGGGATCGACTGGGTCGCCGCCAACGCCAAGGGTCCGTCCGTCGCCAACATGAGCCTCGGCGGCGGCGCCGACCCCGCCCTCGACGCGGCCGTCCAGAAGGCCATCGCCGCGGGCATCACCTTCGGTGTGGCCGCCGGCAACGAGTCCAGCGACGCCGGGCAGGGCTCGCCCTCCCGCGTCCCCGAGGCGATCACCGTCGCCTCGTCCACGGAGGCCGACGAGCAGTCGTCGTTCTCCAACTACGGCCCGGTCGTCGACATCTACGCCCCCGGCTCGGACATCACGTCCACCTGGAACGACAGCGACACCGGCACCAACACCATCTCCGGTACGTCCATGGCCACCCCGCACGTCGTCGGCGCGGCCGCCGTCTACCTGGCGGGCAACCAGGACGCCACCCCGGAGGCCGTCGCCACGGCGCTCACCGAGGGAGCCACCCCGGACGCCATCAGCAACGCCACCGAGGGCACGGCCAACAAGCTCCTCAAGGTCGTCGAGTAG
- a CDS encoding ABC transporter substrate-binding protein: MRAPARRAASAVAVLALLLTGCSAGGDDGRDADGTIRLRFQSLAWQKESVDANKHLVKEWNAAHPDVQVDYVQGSWDSVHDQLLTSFEGGEAPDVIHDASDDLADFAYGGYLADLRPLLPDRLKADIPEQSWRTTTFGKGIHGVPFLQEPRVLIANTELLKASGARIPTPEHPWSWEEFRQVTDELTGKGRYGVAWPLKEPVSVTLNLGLSGGGQLFHRDDDGKAVLRFEQGDGVVTGTIRDQVNTDGSAARGALGMGGSDALPGFFGGKYAMLPLGFSYRQQIIQQAPKGFDWTVLPMPAGAGGAVQGVSPQTLSVAEESPHKKEAVAFIDFLLRPPNMVRLARGDWMLPTGTEALADPSLRGSEHGWAVGTALAQGLRPAPAQSVRGYPEWKDKVATPALQEYYSGAIDTDELRKRLVDDGNRVLARYQR, translated from the coding sequence ATGCGCGCCCCGGCCCGGCGGGCGGCGTCCGCCGTCGCCGTACTGGCCCTGCTGCTCACCGGCTGCTCGGCCGGCGGCGACGACGGGCGGGATGCGGACGGCACGATCCGGCTCCGGTTCCAGTCGCTGGCCTGGCAGAAGGAGTCCGTCGACGCCAACAAACACCTGGTGAAGGAGTGGAACGCGGCCCACCCCGACGTCCAGGTCGACTACGTCCAGGGCAGCTGGGACAGCGTCCACGACCAGCTGCTCACCTCCTTCGAGGGCGGCGAGGCCCCCGACGTCATCCATGACGCCTCCGACGACCTGGCCGACTTCGCGTACGGGGGCTACCTCGCCGACCTGCGCCCCCTCCTCCCCGACCGGCTCAAGGCCGACATCCCCGAACAGTCCTGGCGCACCACCACGTTCGGCAAGGGCATCCACGGGGTGCCCTTCCTCCAGGAGCCCCGGGTCCTGATCGCCAACACGGAGCTGCTGAAGGCGTCGGGTGCCCGGATTCCGACCCCGGAGCACCCCTGGAGCTGGGAGGAGTTCCGCCAGGTCACCGACGAGCTGACGGGCAAGGGGCGGTACGGGGTCGCCTGGCCGCTGAAGGAGCCGGTCTCCGTCACCCTCAACCTGGGACTCTCCGGCGGCGGACAGCTCTTCCACCGCGACGACGACGGCAAGGCGGTTCTGCGCTTCGAGCAGGGCGACGGTGTGGTGACCGGCACCATCCGCGACCAGGTCAACACCGACGGCAGCGCCGCCCGCGGCGCGCTGGGCATGGGCGGGTCGGACGCGCTCCCCGGGTTCTTCGGCGGCAAGTACGCGATGCTCCCGCTCGGCTTCTCCTACCGTCAGCAGATCATCCAGCAGGCCCCGAAGGGGTTCGACTGGACGGTCCTGCCGATGCCCGCGGGCGCGGGCGGCGCGGTCCAGGGCGTGAGCCCGCAGACGCTGTCGGTCGCCGAGGAGAGCCCGCACAAGAAGGAGGCAGTCGCGTTCATCGACTTCCTGCTGCGCCCCCCGAACATGGTGCGCCTCGCCCGGGGCGACTGGATGCTGCCCACCGGTACGGAGGCCCTGGCCGACCCGTCGCTGCGCGGGAGCGAGCACGGCTGGGCCGTCGGCACCGCGCTCGCGCAGGGTCTGCGCCCGGCGCCCGCCCAGTCGGTGCGCGGCTACCCCGAGTGGAAGGACAAGGTGGCGACCCCCGCCCTCCAGGAGTACTACAGCGGCGCGATCGACACCGACGAGCTGCGGAAACGGCTGGTGGACGACGGAAACCGGGTGCTGGCCCGCTACCAGCGCTGA
- a CDS encoding carbohydrate ABC transporter permease, which produces MRRRPAGPAPAGRESTGLRTGRPARAAQYLALLAYLVFLAFPFVWLVSTAFKPARELGSLHPTWIPEQPTLDNFRQAFDEQPLLQAAANSLIVALGAAVIAVVIATPMAYVMARHRGRLATAATGWVVVSQAFPFVLVIIPLFLILKNLHLINTLWGLVLVYVVWSLPFALWMLAGYVRAVPTELEEAAAVDGAGRVRTLISVVAPLLAPGIVATGLFAFITAWNEFFFALVLLKTPEKQTLPVVLTHFLGAEGVADLGPLAAAAFLATLPSLVLFAFIQRRITGGMTAGAVKS; this is translated from the coding sequence ATGAGGCGACGACCGGCGGGGCCGGCACCGGCAGGGCGGGAGTCGACCGGGCTGCGCACCGGCAGGCCCGCGCGGGCCGCTCAGTACCTGGCGCTCCTGGCGTACCTGGTCTTCCTCGCGTTCCCGTTCGTGTGGCTGGTCTCGACCGCCTTCAAGCCCGCCCGCGAACTGGGCTCGCTGCACCCCACCTGGATTCCCGAGCAGCCCACCCTGGACAACTTCCGGCAGGCCTTCGACGAGCAGCCGCTGCTCCAGGCCGCGGCCAACTCCCTGATCGTCGCCCTCGGCGCGGCCGTGATCGCCGTCGTGATCGCCACCCCGATGGCCTATGTGATGGCCCGCCACCGGGGCCGGCTCGCCACCGCCGCCACCGGCTGGGTGGTGGTCAGCCAGGCGTTCCCGTTCGTCCTGGTGATCATCCCGCTCTTCCTGATCCTGAAGAACCTGCATCTGATCAACACCCTGTGGGGGCTGGTCCTGGTCTACGTCGTCTGGTCGCTGCCCTTCGCGCTGTGGATGCTCGCCGGATACGTACGGGCCGTGCCGACCGAGCTGGAGGAGGCCGCCGCCGTCGACGGGGCGGGCCGGGTGCGGACGCTCATCTCGGTCGTGGCCCCGCTCCTCGCCCCCGGGATCGTCGCCACCGGGCTGTTCGCCTTCATCACCGCATGGAACGAGTTCTTCTTCGCGCTCGTCCTGCTCAAGACCCCGGAGAAGCAGACCTTGCCGGTCGTCCTCACCCACTTCCTCGGCGCGGAGGGCGTGGCCGACCTCGGCCCGCTCGCCGCGGCCGCCTTCCTCGCCACGCTCCCCTCCCTCGTCCTCTTCGCCTTCATCCAGCGGCGGATCACCGGCGGGATGACGGCCGGGGCGGTGAAGAGCTGA
- a CDS encoding carbohydrate ABC transporter permease yields MTSVTATKRPGPDDPHSGRNGPDGQGGRGGRAGGSGRPGRSGRPERKAFGDRAAWFLVLPALIPILILSVGPLLYGIALAFTDAQSGRTRSTQWIGTLNFQDLLHDTLFWDSFRIGLLWAVGVTVPQFLLALGLALLLNQNLRMRWLARALAIIPWAMPEVVVGIMWRLVYNPDAGILNETIRDLGLGDGRDWLTGLATALPAVILVGIWAGMPQTTVALLAGLQNTPRELHEAAALDGAGAWRRFRTVTWPALKPIALAISALNLIWNFNSFALVYVLTSGGPGGRTRLPMLFAYEEAFRYGQFGYAAAMGFVMVAVISVLLALYLVGRLRGGEDR; encoded by the coding sequence GTGACATCGGTGACCGCGACGAAGCGGCCCGGACCGGACGACCCGCACAGCGGGCGCAACGGACCGGACGGGCAGGGCGGGCGGGGCGGACGTGCGGGGGGCTCCGGCCGTCCGGGGCGGTCGGGCCGTCCGGAACGCAAGGCGTTCGGGGACCGGGCCGCCTGGTTCCTGGTGCTGCCCGCGCTCATCCCGATCCTGATTCTCAGCGTCGGGCCGCTCCTCTACGGCATCGCTCTCGCCTTCACCGACGCCCAGTCCGGCCGCACCCGCTCCACCCAGTGGATCGGCACCCTGAACTTCCAGGACCTGCTGCACGACACCCTGTTCTGGGACTCCTTCCGGATCGGCCTGCTCTGGGCCGTCGGCGTCACCGTCCCGCAGTTCCTCCTGGCGCTCGGCCTCGCCCTGCTGCTCAACCAGAACCTGCGGATGCGCTGGCTGGCCCGGGCGCTGGCGATCATCCCCTGGGCGATGCCCGAGGTCGTCGTCGGCATCATGTGGCGGCTCGTCTACAACCCGGACGCCGGCATCCTCAACGAGACCATCCGCGACCTCGGACTGGGTGACGGCCGGGACTGGCTCACCGGCCTCGCCACCGCGCTGCCCGCCGTGATCCTCGTCGGCATCTGGGCGGGCATGCCCCAGACCACCGTGGCCCTGCTCGCCGGCCTCCAGAACACCCCGCGCGAACTCCACGAGGCGGCCGCCCTGGACGGAGCGGGCGCGTGGCGCCGTTTCCGTACCGTCACCTGGCCCGCACTGAAACCGATCGCGCTCGCGATCTCTGCGCTCAACCTGATCTGGAACTTCAACTCCTTCGCCCTGGTCTACGTCCTGACCAGCGGCGGACCCGGCGGCCGGACCCGGCTGCCGATGCTCTTCGCCTACGAGGAGGCCTTCCGGTACGGGCAGTTCGGGTACGCCGCGGCGATGGGCTTCGTGATGGTCGCGGTGATCTCCGTGCTCCTCGCCCTCTACCTCGTAGGCCGGCTCAGGGGAGGCGAGGACCGATGA
- a CDS encoding phosphotransferase enzyme family protein — MDEMRAREVLTAAGFPGAAELLALGENAVFAAGDLVIKVGRDATGHPELRERAEREVAIADWLAASGVPAVRAAERGPRLVEGHPVTLWHRLPDPVRPAEPRDLAPLLSLVHALPAPADFTLPRRELLGGVERWLSLAGDAIDPADADYLRERRDGFAAAAAALVPHLPPGPIHGDALPRNVHVGPDGPVLVDLETFSADLREHDLVVLALSRDRYGLDPAAYDAFTSAYGWDVREWEGCAVLRGARETASCAWVSQHAPANPKALTEFRRRVASLREGDPEVRWRPF, encoded by the coding sequence ATGGACGAGATGCGAGCGCGCGAGGTGCTGACGGCAGCCGGCTTCCCCGGCGCGGCGGAGCTGCTCGCGCTGGGCGAGAACGCGGTCTTCGCCGCCGGCGACCTGGTGATCAAGGTCGGCCGGGACGCCACCGGCCACCCCGAGCTGCGCGAGCGGGCGGAGCGGGAGGTGGCCATCGCCGACTGGCTCGCCGCGTCCGGCGTCCCGGCCGTCCGCGCGGCCGAGCGCGGGCCCCGCCTGGTCGAGGGCCACCCCGTGACGCTGTGGCACCGGCTTCCCGACCCCGTGCGCCCCGCCGAGCCGCGTGACCTCGCCCCGCTGCTCTCCCTGGTGCACGCGCTGCCCGCCCCGGCCGACTTCACCCTGCCGCGCCGCGAGCTGCTGGGCGGCGTGGAGCGCTGGCTGAGCCTGGCGGGAGACGCGATCGACCCGGCGGACGCGGACTACCTCCGCGAGCGCCGCGACGGCTTCGCGGCCGCGGCCGCCGCGCTCGTCCCGCATCTGCCGCCGGGGCCGATCCACGGCGACGCGCTCCCGCGCAACGTCCACGTCGGGCCCGACGGCCCGGTCCTGGTCGACCTGGAGACGTTCTCGGCCGATCTGCGCGAACACGACCTGGTCGTCCTCGCCCTCTCCCGCGACCGCTACGGCCTCGACCCGGCGGCGTACGACGCCTTCACCTCCGCGTACGGCTGGGACGTCCGGGAGTGGGAGGGGTGCGCGGTGCTGCGCGGCGCCCGGGAGACGGCCAGCTGTGCGTGGGTCTCCCAGCACGCCCCGGCCAACCCGAAGGCGCTCACCGAATTCCGCCGCCGGGTGGCATCGCTGCGCGAGGGGGATCCCGAGGTGCGCTGGCGCCCCTTCTGA
- a CDS encoding DUF4333 domain-containing protein: MPIARSTAVTWSLSALAAGALLVGCSASASVGGSESKLSKDKLSATVAKKLAETTGQPEPDVTCPEDLAGKVGTETRCTLTAGDGSTLGVTATVTSVDGDQINFDIEADDKASPAAN, from the coding sequence ATGCCCATAGCCCGCTCGACCGCAGTGACGTGGAGCCTCTCGGCCCTGGCCGCCGGAGCGCTGCTCGTCGGCTGCTCGGCCTCGGCGAGTGTGGGGGGTTCCGAGTCGAAGCTGTCCAAGGACAAGCTGTCCGCCACGGTCGCGAAGAAGCTCGCCGAGACGACGGGCCAGCCGGAACCGGACGTCACATGCCCCGAGGACCTCGCCGGGAAGGTCGGCACCGAGACCCGCTGCACCCTCACGGCGGGCGACGGCAGCACCCTGGGGGTGACGGCCACCGTCACCTCGGTCGACGGCGATCAGATCAACTTCGACATCGAGGCGGACGACAAGGCCTCCCCCGCCGCGAACTGA
- a CDS encoding 3'-5' exonuclease, with amino-acid sequence MSWHRGTLVGFDLETTGTDVENDRIVTAALVRLDADGTVAEQRTWLLDPGVAIPEQASAIHGIGTDHARKHGSRAAPAVEEIAHAVAEVLRSGVPLVVMNARYDLSLLDRECRRHGLPSVDERVGGAPSPVIDPLVIDKHVDKYRKGKRALQALCDHYGVTLDGAHEASADAVAAVRVVRRMGERHRPVGTLPPAELHALQIRAAAEQSASLQAYLRRSDPAAVVEASWPVIPRSR; translated from the coding sequence ATGAGCTGGCACCGGGGAACACTGGTCGGCTTCGACCTGGAGACGACGGGGACCGACGTCGAGAACGACCGCATCGTCACCGCCGCACTGGTCCGGCTGGACGCGGACGGGACGGTCGCCGAGCAGCGGACCTGGCTGCTCGACCCGGGGGTGGCGATACCCGAACAGGCCTCCGCGATCCACGGCATCGGCACCGACCACGCCCGCAAGCACGGGTCGCGGGCCGCCCCGGCGGTCGAGGAGATCGCCCACGCGGTCGCCGAGGTGCTGCGCTCGGGCGTCCCGCTGGTGGTGATGAACGCCCGCTACGACCTCTCGCTGCTGGACCGCGAGTGCCGCAGGCACGGGCTGCCGTCGGTCGACGAGCGGGTCGGCGGCGCGCCCTCGCCCGTCATCGACCCGCTGGTGATCGACAAGCACGTCGACAAGTACCGCAAGGGCAAGCGGGCCCTCCAAGCGCTCTGCGACCACTACGGGGTCACGCTCGACGGAGCCCACGAGGCGAGCGCCGACGCGGTGGCCGCCGTACGCGTGGTGCGCCGGATGGGAGAGCGGCACCGCCCCGTCGGCACCCTGCCGCCCGCCGAACTGCACGCCCTTCAGATCCGGGCGGCCGCCGAGCAGTCGGCCTCGCTCCAGGCCTACCTCCGCCGCTCGGACCCGGCGGCCGTGGTCGAGGCGTCCTGGCCGGTGATCCCGCGCAGCCGCTGA
- a CDS encoding SAV2148 family HEPN domain-containing protein: MSSGGFELPPGDAGHEGESTDAPPGAVSLAQPMEIGAELDWGSEAWNEVRTRAQRAGRAYIWLNLVEQRLRAVVAAVLRPIYEPVHGEEWVVAAAGPAGQEWVQRAVAVREVSRRKGYLLDPADDNVLSFLTLPQLRELMVQHWPCFEPYFDDRRDVELALDELEVARNVVSRNRALNEAVLAQAERASARLLDILGSGAGVPSADRLPVDAVEELVGDRYADVVSVHPDRVRLQRQLPAEDLFGGARRLDAIGIGLNLLVQNFSGRRLVRLAESGCRVRLLFINPASSAVRRRERELGLKKGELSRSVEMNILHMRRVRSKLRDPGAFEIQVFDETPRFTAYLVDGDGPDAVGVVQPYLRRARGMEAPVLVLRGGGRRTVVRAGQDSEHGLFETYREEFESVWTDSRPVS, translated from the coding sequence GTGAGCTCGGGAGGGTTCGAGCTGCCCCCAGGTGACGCAGGTCACGAGGGGGAATCGACCGATGCCCCGCCCGGGGCGGTGTCCCTCGCGCAGCCCATGGAGATCGGCGCCGAGCTGGACTGGGGCTCGGAGGCATGGAACGAGGTACGCACCCGGGCCCAGCGGGCCGGACGCGCCTATATCTGGCTGAATCTGGTCGAACAACGTCTGCGGGCCGTCGTCGCCGCGGTGCTCCGGCCGATCTACGAGCCGGTGCACGGCGAGGAGTGGGTCGTGGCCGCGGCCGGACCGGCCGGGCAGGAGTGGGTGCAGCGCGCCGTCGCCGTACGCGAGGTCTCGCGCCGCAAGGGCTATCTGCTGGACCCGGCCGACGACAACGTCCTCAGCTTCCTGACGCTGCCGCAGCTGCGTGAGCTGATGGTCCAGCACTGGCCCTGCTTCGAGCCGTACTTCGACGACCGGCGCGACGTCGAGCTGGCCCTGGACGAGCTGGAGGTCGCGCGCAACGTCGTCTCCCGCAACCGCGCGCTGAACGAGGCGGTCCTCGCCCAGGCGGAGCGCGCCTCCGCCCGGCTCCTGGACATCCTCGGCAGCGGGGCGGGGGTGCCCTCCGCGGACCGGTTGCCGGTCGACGCGGTGGAGGAGCTGGTCGGCGACCGGTACGCGGACGTGGTCTCCGTCCACCCCGACCGGGTCCGGCTCCAGCGCCAGCTGCCCGCCGAGGACCTCTTCGGCGGGGCACGGCGGCTCGACGCCATCGGCATAGGGCTCAACCTGCTCGTGCAGAACTTCTCCGGCCGCCGGCTCGTCCGGCTCGCCGAGTCGGGCTGCCGGGTCCGACTGCTGTTCATCAACCCGGCCAGCAGCGCGGTGCGCCGCCGGGAGCGGGAACTCGGCCTCAAGAAGGGCGAGCTGAGCCGTTCGGTGGAGATGAACATCCTCCACATGCGCCGGGTGCGCTCCAAGCTCCGCGACCCGGGCGCGTTCGAGATCCAGGTCTTCGACGAGACCCCGCGCTTCACCGCCTACCTGGTGGACGGCGACGGCCCGGACGCCGTGGGCGTCGTCCAGCCCTATCTGCGGCGGGCCCGGGGCATGGAGGCGCCCGTCCTGGTGCTGCGCGGCGGGGGCAGGCGCACGGTGGTGCGGGCGGGGCAGGACAGCGAGCACGGCCTGTTCGAGACCTACCGCGAGGAGTTCGAATCGGTCTGGACGGACTCCAGGCCCGTCTCCTGA
- the glgX gene encoding glycogen debranching protein GlgX: protein MQVWPGHAYPLGATYDGAGTNFAVFSEAAHRIELCLLHDDGSETAVELRETDAFVRHAYLPGVMPGQRYGFRVHGPYEPQHGQRCNSAKLLLDPYARAVAGKIQWGEEVYGYPFGRPDARNDLDSAPHTMSSVVVNPYFDWGDDRRPRTDYHRTVIYEAHVKGLTMLHPGLPPELRGTYAGLAHPEVIAHLTELGVTAIELMPVHQFVQDHRLSDMGLANYWGYNTIGFFAPHNTYASWGDRGEQVLEFKQAVKALHQAGIEVILDVVYNHTAEGNHLGPTLSFRGLDNASYYRLTDDQRYYMDTTGTGNSLLMRSPHVLQMIMDSLRYWVTEMHVDGFRFDLAATLARQFHEVDRLSSFFDLVQQDPVVSQVKLIAEPWDVGEGGYQVGNFPPLWTEWNGKYRDTVRDLWRGEPRTLAEFAGRLTGSSDLYQDDGRRPLASINFTTCHDGFTLHDLVSYNDKRNEANGEDNRDGESHNRSWNCGAEGESDDPEVLELRARQMRNFIATLMLSQGVPMLSHGDEFARTQNGNNNAYCQDNELAWVHWPDPDEKADAPASTLLEFTRAMVWLRRDHPVFRRRRFFHGRPVEGTHDELSDIAWFTPEGEEMTQRDWQAAHAKAMTVFLNGHAISEPGPRGERIRDDSFLLMFNASAETLEFAVPVGHGEQWQVVVDTARPEGVEPGAGPKVAEDERVTLIGRSLRVLKRCA from the coding sequence ATGCAGGTCTGGCCGGGACACGCTTACCCCCTCGGCGCCACGTACGACGGCGCCGGCACCAACTTCGCGGTCTTCTCCGAGGCCGCCCACCGGATCGAACTGTGCCTGTTGCACGACGACGGTTCGGAGACGGCGGTGGAGCTCCGCGAGACCGACGCCTTCGTGCGCCACGCCTATCTGCCCGGGGTGATGCCGGGTCAGCGGTACGGCTTCCGGGTGCACGGCCCCTACGAGCCCCAGCACGGGCAGCGGTGCAACTCCGCGAAGCTGCTGCTGGACCCGTACGCCCGTGCGGTGGCCGGGAAGATCCAGTGGGGCGAGGAGGTGTACGGCTACCCGTTCGGCAGGCCGGACGCCCGCAACGACCTCGACTCGGCCCCGCACACCATGAGCTCGGTGGTGGTCAACCCGTACTTCGACTGGGGCGACGACCGCCGCCCCCGGACGGACTACCACCGGACGGTGATCTACGAGGCCCATGTGAAGGGCCTGACGATGCTGCACCCGGGGCTCCCGCCCGAGCTGCGCGGCACGTACGCGGGGCTCGCGCACCCGGAGGTGATCGCCCATCTGACCGAACTGGGCGTCACCGCCATCGAGCTGATGCCCGTTCACCAGTTCGTACAGGACCACCGGCTGTCGGACATGGGGCTGGCCAACTACTGGGGTTACAACACCATCGGCTTCTTCGCCCCGCACAACACGTACGCCTCCTGGGGCGACCGCGGCGAACAGGTGTTGGAGTTCAAGCAGGCGGTGAAGGCGCTCCACCAGGCGGGGATCGAGGTCATCCTCGATGTCGTCTACAACCACACCGCCGAGGGCAACCACCTCGGCCCGACGCTCTCCTTCCGCGGCCTCGACAACGCCTCCTACTACCGGCTCACCGACGACCAGCGGTACTACATGGACACCACGGGCACCGGGAACTCGCTGCTCATGCGGTCCCCGCACGTCCTCCAGATGATCATGGACTCGCTGCGGTACTGGGTGACCGAGATGCACGTGGACGGGTTCCGCTTCGACCTCGCGGCGACACTCGCCCGGCAGTTCCACGAGGTGGACCGGCTCTCCTCGTTCTTCGACCTGGTGCAGCAGGACCCCGTGGTCAGCCAGGTGAAGCTGATCGCCGAGCCGTGGGACGTCGGCGAGGGCGGCTACCAGGTGGGCAACTTCCCGCCGTTGTGGACCGAGTGGAACGGCAAGTACCGCGACACGGTCCGCGATCTGTGGCGGGGCGAGCCGCGCACCCTGGCGGAGTTCGCCGGGCGGCTCACCGGCTCCTCCGACCTCTACCAGGACGACGGCCGCCGCCCGCTCGCCTCGATCAACTTCACCACCTGCCACGACGGCTTCACCCTGCACGACCTCGTCTCGTACAACGACAAGCGCAACGAGGCCAACGGGGAGGACAACCGGGACGGCGAGAGCCACAACCGGTCCTGGAACTGCGGCGCGGAGGGCGAGAGCGACGATCCGGAGGTCCTGGAGCTGCGGGCCCGCCAGATGCGGAACTTCATCGCCACACTGATGCTCTCGCAGGGTGTGCCGATGCTGAGCCACGGCGACGAGTTCGCCCGTACGCAGAACGGCAACAACAACGCCTACTGCCAGGACAACGAGCTGGCCTGGGTGCACTGGCCCGATCCGGACGAGAAGGCCGACGCCCCCGCCTCGACGCTGCTGGAGTTCACCCGGGCCATGGTGTGGCTCCGCCGCGACCACCCCGTCTTCCGGCGGCGCCGCTTCTTCCACGGACGGCCGGTGGAGGGCACCCACGACGAGCTCTCCGACATCGCCTGGTTCACCCCCGAGGGCGAGGAGATGACACAGCGGGACTGGCAGGCGGCCCATGCCAAGGCGATGACCGTGTTCCTGAACGGGCACGCGATCTCGGAGCCGGGGCCGCGCGGCGAACGGATCCGTGACGACTCGTTCCTGCTGATGTTCAACGCGAGCGCCGAGACGCTGGAGTTCGCCGTCCCGGTCGGCCACGGGGAGCAGTGGCAGGTCGTCGTCGACACCGCGCGGCCGGAGGGGGTGGAGCCGGGGGCGGGACCGAAGGTCGCCGAGGACGAACGGGTCACGCTGATCGGGCGCAGCCTGAGGGTGCTGAAGCGGTGCGCCTGA